The following proteins come from a genomic window of Miscanthus floridulus cultivar M001 chromosome 2, ASM1932011v1, whole genome shotgun sequence:
- the LOC136539015 gene encoding actin-related protein 7, with translation MEAVVVDAGSKLLKAGIAAPDQAPPLVMPSKMKVDVEDQELADGAVVEEVVQPVVRGFVKDWDAMEDLVNYVLYRNIGWEIGDEGHILFTEPLFTPKTLREQLVQLMFEKFNVSGFYASEQAVLSLYAVGRISGCTVDIGHGKIDIAPVCEGAVQHIASKRLEIGGVDLTNLFAQELKKSNPSVNLDVSDVERLKEQYACCAEDQLAFEAIGSSCQPEKHTLPDGQVITIEKEGYIVGEALFQPHILGLEDYGIVHQLVTSVSNVSSEYHRQLLENTMLCGGTASTTGFEDRFQREANLSASAICPSLVKPPEYMPENLARYSAWLGGAILAKIVFPQNQHVTKGEYDETGPSIVHKKCF, from the exons atggaggcgGTGGTCGTCGACGCTGGCTCCAAGCTGCTCAAGGCCGGCATCGCGGCGCCCGACCAGGCGCCCCCGCTG GTGATGCCGTCGAAGATGAAGGTGGATGTGGAGGACCAGGAGCTGGCCGACGGCgccgtggtggaggaggtggtgcagCCGGTGGTGCGCGGCTTCGTCAAGGACTGGGACGCCATGGAGGACCTAGTCAACTACGTCCTGTACAGGAACATTGGGTGGGAGATTGGGGACGAGGGCCATATTCTCTTCACCGAACCGCTCTTCACGCCAAAG ACTCTTCGGGAGCAATTGGTGCAGCTTATGTTTGAAAAGTTCAATGTTTCAGGCTTTTATGCCTCTGAACAGGCTGTATTGTCACTCTATGCTGTTGGACGCATTTCAGGATGTACAGTTGACATTGGGCATGGGAAAATAG ATATTGCTCCAGTTTGTGAAGGAGCTGTTCAACACATAGCTTCCAAGAGATTAGAGATTGGGGGAGTTGACTTGACAAATCTGTTTGCACAAGAACTGAAAAAATCCAATCCATCAGTAAACCTTGATGTTTCTGATGTTGAGAGGCTGAAAGAGCAGTATGCATGTTGCGCAGAAGATCAGTTGGCTTTTGAAGCTATAGGAAGCTCTTGCCAACCAGAAAAGCACACTCTTCCTGATGGGCAG GTTATAACAATTGAAAAAGAGGGGTACATTGTTGGTGAAGCTTTATTTCAACCACATATATTGGGCTTGGAAGATTATGGTATCGTTCACCAGCTAGTTACTAGTGTCTCAAATGTTTCATCAGAGTACCATCGTCAGCTGCTTGAAAATACCATGTTATGTGGTGGCACCGCATCAACGACTG GCTTTGAGGACAGGTTCCAGAGAGAAGCAAATCTGTCTGCTTCAGCAATCTGTCCATCACTTGTGAAG CCCCCTGAATACATGCCCGAGAACCTAGCAAGGTACTCGGCCTGGTTGGGTGGTGCGATATTGGCCAAGATCGTTTTCCCTCAAAACCAGCATGTCACCAAGGGCGAGTATGATGAGACGGGGCCGTCCATTGTGCACAAGAAGTGCTTTTAG